From the Buchnera aphidicola (Ceratovacuna japonica) genome, one window contains:
- the erpA gene encoding iron-sulfur cluster insertion protein ErpA, with product MYNIKLTKNSIKKILRITKKKLYFRIYIVGGGCNGFKYEFKIEKKIKKNDIIIKKKNINLIVDHISIKYIKNGKIDYLENLDGSKFVINNPNAKTTCSCGISFST from the coding sequence ATGTACAATATAAAATTAACTAAAAATTCAATAAAAAAAATTTTAAGAATTACTAAAAAAAAATTATATTTTAGAATATATATAGTAGGAGGTGGATGCAATGGATTTAAATATGAATTTAAAATAGAAAAAAAAATTAAAAAAAACGATATTATTATAAAAAAAAAAAATATAAATTTAATAGTAGATCACATAAGTATTAAATACATAAAAAATGGAAAAATAGATTATTTAGAAAATTTAGATGGATCAAAATTTGTTATAAATAATCCTAATGCTAAAACTACATGCAGTTGTGGAATTTCATTTAGTACATAA
- the lpdA gene encoding dihydrolipoyl dehydrogenase: protein MKSLNCNTVVIGGGPSGYSAAFRLSDLGVNTILIEKENVLGGVCLNSGCIPSKYLLYIAKIIEEAKKLKKFNIDINISKISLLNIMLEKKKIIQSLNNGIKIISKNKNVYILKGMAYFENKNSIIIDYKKNNKKVSKRIFFKNAIISSGSKPILLPNIPYKNSRVWSSTDALNFLTIPKKMLIVGSGVIGMEMATIYSALGSNIDVIERSKNFFPSLDKDITEIFKKSISNKFNLLLGTSINKIYEKKEGLLVSLSGPKNFNQKKLYDVILIAAGREPNIKKLKLENLPIKINKFGYIKVNENLQTNLKNIYAIGDVIGPPMLAHKGSYQGKIVAEIICKENVCYQPKIVPYIIYSNPEVAWTGILENEALKRNINYKVAKFPWKFSGRAISSGHSLGLTKLIFNSDTNRIIGGSVIGAGASEILGEISLAIEMCCDAEDISLTMHAHPTLYETICLSSEIFQKKCIDI, encoded by the coding sequence ATGAAAAGTTTAAATTGTAACACAGTTGTAATAGGAGGAGGTCCTTCTGGATATTCTGCTGCGTTTAGATTATCAGATTTGGGAGTAAACACTATTTTAATAGAAAAAGAAAATGTTTTAGGAGGTGTATGTTTAAATAGTGGATGTATTCCATCTAAATATTTGTTATATATTGCCAAAATTATTGAAGAAGCTAAGAAATTAAAAAAATTTAATATTGACATAAATATTAGTAAAATAAGTTTGTTAAATATAATGTTGGAAAAAAAAAAAATAATACAATCTTTAAATAATGGAATAAAAATTATATCTAAAAATAAAAATGTCTATATATTAAAAGGCATGGCTTACTTCGAAAATAAAAACAGTATTATAATAGATTATAAAAAAAACAATAAAAAAGTTAGTAAAAGAATATTTTTTAAGAATGCTATTATATCTTCTGGATCTAAACCTATTTTATTACCTAATATTCCTTACAAAAATTCTAGAGTTTGGAGTTCTACTGATGCATTAAATTTTTTAACAATTCCAAAAAAAATGCTAATAGTAGGATCTGGAGTTATAGGTATGGAAATGGCTACTATTTATAGCGCTTTAGGTTCTAATATAGATGTTATAGAAAGGTCTAAGAACTTTTTCCCTTCATTAGACAAAGATATAACTGAAATTTTTAAAAAATCTATATCTAACAAATTTAATTTATTATTAGGAACTAGTATTAATAAAATTTATGAAAAAAAAGAAGGATTATTAGTAAGTTTATCAGGTCCAAAAAATTTTAATCAAAAAAAATTATATGATGTAATTTTGATTGCTGCAGGAAGAGAGCCTAATATAAAAAAGTTAAAACTAGAAAATTTACCTATAAAAATTAACAAATTCGGATATATAAAAGTTAATGAAAATCTTCAAACAAATTTAAAAAATATTTATGCTATAGGTGATGTTATTGGACCCCCTATGTTGGCTCACAAAGGTTCTTATCAAGGTAAAATTGTAGCTGAAATAATATGCAAAGAAAATGTTTGTTATCAACCCAAAATAGTACCTTATATAATTTATTCAAATCCTGAAGTAGCTTGGACTGGTATATTAGAAAATGAAGCATTAAAAAGAAACATAAATTATAAAGTTGCTAAATTTCCTTGGAAATTTTCTGGTAGAGCTATTTCTTCTGGACATAGTCTTGGCTTAACTAAACTTATTTTTAATAGTGATACTAATAGAATTATAGGAGGATCTGTAATAGGAGCTGGAGCTAGTGAAATTTTAGGAGAAATTAGTTTAGCTATAGAAATGTGTTGTGATGCTGAAGATATATCTTTAACTATGCATGCACATCCTACTTTATATGAAACTATATGTCTGTCTTCAGAAATTTTTCAAAAAAAATGTATAGATATTTAG
- the aceF gene encoding pyruvate dehydrogenase complex dihydrolipoyllysine-residue acetyltransferase, producing MRDFNVYKTVIVPDIGKEKLEVTEILVKVGDFIENKKEIVILEGEKTSIEIPSEETGTVKEIFIKIGDRVKTNHKLLLLEPIEVKEEKNICKKNNFNIDEKNKFHNTEDEIYASPIIRRLARKNNINLFKIKGTGIKGRISKEDFSRYLKNKKKKYNNINTNNSFEKKFSFENFGKIEKISLNKVQKIISKNLCKSWLTIPHVTQFDEIDITKLEKFRKNINLDISNNEKNIIKITLLPFIVKIIGYALKHFYNFNSSYSVKDNTLFLKKYINIGIVVSSNKGIFIPVIKNVLKKSIFKIAEEIFFISKKVRDNFLKKSDMEGGNFTISNLGGYGAGYFTPIINYPEVAILGISKYINKNIYYKKKISHRIILPISLSYDHRIINGVEATEFINFIKNKLEKFHNFIIR from the coding sequence ATGAGAGATTTCAACGTGTATAAAACAGTTATAGTACCAGATATAGGTAAAGAAAAGTTAGAAGTTACAGAAATATTAGTAAAAGTAGGAGATTTTATAGAAAATAAAAAAGAAATAGTTATATTAGAAGGAGAAAAAACTTCAATTGAAATACCTTCAGAAGAAACGGGAACAGTAAAAGAAATATTTATAAAAATTGGAGATAGAGTAAAAACTAATCATAAATTACTTTTATTAGAACCGATAGAAGTGAAAGAAGAAAAAAATATATGTAAAAAAAATAACTTTAATATAGATGAAAAAAATAAATTTCATAATACAGAAGATGAAATATATGCTTCTCCTATAATACGAAGACTTGCTAGAAAAAATAATATAAATTTATTTAAAATAAAAGGAACTGGAATAAAAGGAAGAATATCTAAAGAAGATTTTTCAAGATATTTAAAAAATAAAAAAAAAAAATATAACAATATAAATACTAACAATTCTTTTGAAAAAAAATTTTCTTTTGAAAACTTTGGTAAAATAGAAAAAATATCTTTAAATAAAGTTCAAAAAATTATTTCTAAAAATTTGTGTAAAAGTTGGTTAACTATACCTCATGTAACGCAGTTTGACGAAATAGACATTACAAAGTTGGAAAAATTTAGAAAAAATATAAATTTAGATATTTCTAATAATGAAAAAAATATTATAAAAATTACTTTATTACCATTTATTGTTAAAATAATAGGTTATGCACTAAAACATTTTTATAATTTTAATAGTTCATATTCTGTTAAAGACAACACTTTGTTTTTAAAGAAATACATTAATATAGGAATAGTAGTAAGTTCTAATAAAGGAATATTTATTCCTGTAATTAAAAACGTTTTAAAAAAAAGTATATTTAAAATTGCTGAAGAAATATTTTTTATTTCTAAAAAAGTTAGAGATAATTTTTTAAAAAAATCAGACATGGAAGGAGGTAATTTTACTATATCTAATTTAGGAGGATATGGAGCTGGATATTTTACTCCTATAATAAATTATCCTGAAGTTGCAATTTTAGGTATTTCAAAATATATAAATAAAAATATTTATTATAAAAAAAAGATTTCACATAGAATTATTCTTCCAATTTCATTAAGTTATGATCATAGAATAATAAATGGAGTAGAAGCTACAGAATTTATAAATTTTATAAAAAATAAATTAGAAAAATTTCATAATTTTATAATAAGATAA
- the aceE gene encoding pyruvate dehydrogenase (acetyl-transferring), homodimeric type, with the protein MLKDHEKYSDELELNEWILSIKSFVKRRGFNKSKFLLKKIFKTFYKLGIEYKKDTYFSTNYLNSISKSDEKKYPGNLIIEKKIRSVMRWNAIVMVVKSYQKKLDLGGHISSFQSSANIYDVCFNHFFRSNSTCSRDLIYFQGHISPGIYSRAFLEGRITKEQMDNFRQEVDGNGLSSYPHPKLMPNFWQFPTVSMGLTSSFAIYQAKFLKYINNRKLKDTSYRKVYAFLGDGEMDEPESKGLINIASREKLDNLIFLINCNLQRLDGPVYGNGKIINELESFFLGSGWEVIKVIWGSDWDILLEKDSSKKLIQLMNETLDGDYQNFKSKNGSFIRKFFFGKYKETKKLVKNMTDDEIFNLKRGGHDSKKIFNAIYKANLVKGKPVVILFHTVKGYGLGSIGESKNISHQIKNINFKSFLKIKKKLSLSIDENKIKKLSYIKFKKESEEYKYIHNSRKKLGGYIPFRLRKFTEKLILPNILEFKYLLKKSEKKISTTISFVKILSILLKNKFIKNRIVPIVADEARTFGMESLFRSIGIYNSSGQKYNSQDKNEFLYYKEDKEGQILQEGINELGAGSSWLAAATSYSSNNLPMIPFYIYYSIFGFQRIGDLFWAAGDQQARGFLIGAVSGRTTLNGEGLQHGDGHSHIQSLTVPNCISFDPAYSYELAVIINDGINRMYGPNQEDIYYYITVTNEKYYMPKIPKNSEYGICKGIYKLKKYNGNLGNVQLLGSGSMLRKVCAAGKILYKKYNISSDIYSVTSFTELARDGQDCDRWNMLNKNYSKKKKSYVSKIMNKSPAIASTDYMKLFAEQIRKYVPSKNYIVLGTDGFGRSDSRKKLRDYFEINEFYIVIYALIELYNTKIISKNIVLDAMKNFNIDSNKVNPRL; encoded by the coding sequence ATGTTAAAAGATCATGAAAAATATTCAGATGAATTAGAATTAAATGAATGGATTTTATCTATAAAATCGTTTGTAAAAAGAAGAGGTTTTAATAAATCAAAATTTTTATTAAAAAAAATTTTTAAAACTTTTTATAAATTAGGAATAGAATATAAAAAAGATACTTATTTTTCAACAAATTATTTAAATTCTATATCTAAATCTGATGAAAAAAAATATCCAGGAAATTTGATTATTGAAAAAAAAATTAGATCAGTTATGAGATGGAATGCTATTGTTATGGTTGTTAAATCATATCAAAAAAAATTAGATTTAGGAGGTCATATTTCATCATTTCAATCTTCTGCTAATATATATGATGTATGTTTTAATCATTTTTTTAGATCTAATAGTACATGTTCTAGGGATTTGATATATTTTCAAGGTCATATTTCTCCAGGAATATATTCTAGAGCTTTTTTAGAAGGAAGAATTACAAAAGAACAAATGGATAATTTTAGACAAGAAGTTGATGGAAATGGATTATCTTCATATCCTCATCCAAAATTGATGCCAAATTTTTGGCAATTTCCAACAGTTTCTATGGGATTAACTTCATCTTTTGCTATATATCAAGCAAAATTTTTAAAATATATTAATAATAGAAAATTAAAAGATACGAGTTATAGAAAGGTATATGCTTTTTTAGGAGATGGAGAAATGGATGAACCTGAGTCTAAAGGACTTATTAACATAGCATCTAGAGAAAAATTAGATAATTTAATTTTTTTAATAAATTGTAATTTGCAAAGATTAGATGGACCAGTGTATGGAAATGGTAAAATTATAAATGAATTAGAATCTTTCTTCTTAGGGTCAGGATGGGAGGTAATAAAGGTTATATGGGGAAGTGATTGGGACATATTATTAGAAAAAGATAGTTCTAAAAAATTAATTCAGTTAATGAATGAAACTTTAGATGGAGATTATCAAAATTTTAAATCTAAAAATGGGTCATTTATAAGAAAATTTTTTTTTGGAAAATATAAAGAAACAAAAAAATTAGTTAAAAATATGACAGACGATGAAATTTTTAACTTAAAAAGAGGAGGACATGATTCTAAAAAAATTTTTAATGCTATTTATAAAGCTAATTTAGTTAAAGGAAAACCTGTTGTAATTTTATTTCATACAGTAAAAGGATATGGATTAGGATCAATAGGAGAAAGCAAAAATATATCTCATCAAATAAAAAATATTAATTTTAAATCTTTTTTAAAAATTAAAAAAAAATTGTCGTTATCTATAGATGAAAATAAAATTAAAAAATTATCATATATAAAATTTAAAAAAGAATCTGAAGAATATAAATATATTCATAACAGTAGAAAAAAATTAGGTGGTTACATACCATTTAGGTTAAGAAAGTTTACTGAAAAATTAATTTTGCCAAATATTTTAGAATTCAAATATTTATTAAAAAAGTCAGAAAAAAAAATTTCTACAACTATTTCTTTTGTAAAAATTCTAAGTATTTTATTAAAAAATAAGTTTATAAAAAATAGAATAGTTCCAATCGTAGCAGATGAAGCTAGAACTTTTGGAATGGAAAGTTTGTTTAGGAGCATAGGAATATACAATTCTTCAGGTCAAAAATATAATTCTCAAGATAAAAATGAATTTTTATATTATAAGGAAGATAAAGAAGGGCAAATTCTACAAGAAGGAATAAATGAATTAGGAGCTGGTTCTTCTTGGCTGGCCGCTGCTACTTCTTATAGTAGCAATAATTTACCTATGATTCCATTTTATATATATTATTCTATATTCGGTTTTCAAAGAATAGGAGATTTATTTTGGGCTGCTGGAGACCAACAAGCTAGAGGTTTTTTAATAGGAGCTGTTTCAGGAAGAACTACATTAAATGGAGAAGGGCTACAGCATGGAGATGGTCATAGTCATATTCAATCTTTGACAGTTCCTAATTGCATATCTTTTGATCCTGCTTATTCTTATGAGTTAGCTGTTATTATTAATGATGGGATTAATAGAATGTATGGTCCTAATCAAGAAGATATATATTATTATATAACTGTTACTAACGAAAAATATTATATGCCTAAAATACCTAAAAACTCTGAATACGGAATTTGTAAAGGAATTTATAAATTAAAAAAATATAATGGAAATTTAGGTAACGTCCAATTGTTAGGATCGGGATCTATGTTAAGAAAAGTATGTGCCGCTGGTAAAATCTTATATAAAAAATACAATATATCTTCAGATATTTATAGTGTTACTTCTTTTACAGAACTTGCTAGAGATGGTCAAGATTGTGATAGATGGAACATGTTAAATAAAAACTATTCAAAAAAAAAAAAATCTTATGTATCTAAAATTATGAATAAAAGTCCCGCTATTGCTTCTACTGATTATATGAAATTATTCGCAGAACAAATAAGAAAATATGTTCCTTCTAAAAATTATATTGTGTTAGGAACAGATGGGTTTGGAAGATCTGATAGTAGAAAAAAGTTAAGAGATTATTTTGAAATTAATGAATTTTATATAGTTATTTATGCTTTAATAGAATTATATAATACTAAAATTATAAGTAAAAATATTGTTTTAGATGCAATGAAAAATTTTAATATTGATTCAAATAAAGTAAACCCACGATTATAA
- the ftsZ gene encoding cell division protein FtsZ, with amino-acid sequence MFENLDSIKEAVIKVVGVGGGGGNAIEHMIKEKIAGVDFYAVNTDSQALKKIEVEQTIQIGKNITRGLGAGSNPEIGKSSAKEDKESLKTAMEGADMIFIAAGMGGGTGTGAAPVIAEISKNMGILTVAVVTKPFSFEGKKKMLYAEQGIMELSKNVDSLITIPNDKLLKVLTRGISLLDAFRAANNVLNGAVQGIAELITKPGLMNVDFADVRTVMSEMGYAIMGTGVSSGDNRAEEAAEMAVSSPLLEDIDLSGARGVLVNITAGLDLKLEEFEIVGNTIRNFSSENATVVIGTSLDDDMKEELRVTIVATGISPEKIYNINNTKKKNSDNMLLKYQNQYLKKKNKNKKTKNNNVDSKNYIKKSKKMDYLDIPTFLRNHNKNKI; translated from the coding sequence ATGTTCGAAAATTTAGATTCTATAAAAGAAGCAGTAATAAAAGTTGTTGGAGTAGGAGGGGGTGGTGGAAATGCTATAGAACATATGATAAAAGAAAAAATAGCTGGAGTAGATTTTTATGCTGTTAATACAGATTCTCAGGCTTTAAAAAAAATAGAAGTGGAGCAAACAATACAAATAGGAAAAAACATAACTAGAGGTCTTGGAGCTGGATCTAACCCTGAAATAGGAAAAAGTTCAGCAAAAGAAGATAAAGAATCTTTAAAAACAGCAATGGAAGGAGCAGACATGATTTTTATAGCTGCAGGAATGGGAGGAGGAACTGGGACAGGTGCTGCTCCTGTAATTGCTGAAATATCTAAAAATATGGGTATATTAACAGTTGCAGTGGTAACAAAACCTTTTAGTTTTGAAGGCAAGAAAAAGATGTTATATGCAGAACAAGGTATAATGGAATTGTCAAAAAATGTAGATTCATTGATAACAATACCAAACGATAAGTTACTAAAAGTTTTAACTAGAGGTATTTCTTTATTAGATGCATTTAGAGCAGCAAATAATGTATTAAATGGTGCAGTTCAAGGAATAGCTGAATTAATAACTAAACCTGGATTAATGAACGTAGACTTTGCAGATGTAAGAACAGTTATGTCGGAAATGGGATATGCTATTATGGGTACAGGGGTATCTTCAGGAGATAATAGAGCAGAAGAAGCAGCTGAAATGGCAGTTTCTAGCCCATTACTAGAAGATATAGATTTATCAGGAGCTAGAGGAGTACTAGTAAACATAACGGCTGGATTAGATTTAAAATTAGAAGAATTTGAGATAGTAGGAAATACTATTAGAAATTTTTCTTCAGAAAATGCTACAGTAGTTATAGGAACATCTTTAGATGATGATATGAAAGAGGAGTTAAGAGTTACTATAGTAGCTACAGGAATTTCTCCTGAAAAAATTTATAATATTAACAATACAAAAAAAAAAAATTCTGATAATATGTTATTAAAATATCAAAATCAATATTTAAAAAAAAAAAATAAAAATAAAAAAACAAAAAATAATAATGTTGATAGTAAAAATTATATTAAAAAAAGCAAAAAAATGGATTATTTAGATATACCTACTTTTTTAAGAAATCATAATAAAAACAAAATATAA
- the ftsA gene encoding cell division protein FtsA, which produces MEKKLVSSIEIGHNKIVTLIGEIYNSSIKIIGIGKNKSKGINKTGIYDLESIKSCIKKSIKKAEKMAQHKIKSAYLSISHKNIKCHNEIGIIPVSGKEIKKKDIKNVIYSAKSIKINDEHIMLHVIPQEYSIDKRSGIKNPIGLSGMRMKGKVHLITCHKEIYKNIKKSIEKCKIKVNKLIFSGIASSEAVLTEEEKKLGVCMIDIGSNSIDLSIYYNGYTIYNHVIPYASELVTNDIAYAFSISYKKAENIKIHHGCTTIPILKNIKNNNILDANGKIIKNITKQSLIDVIEPRYVELLNIVKKKIIKFQKKIYKYTGKEIEINKGIVITGGGSKIKFLKHCAKKIFLTQVRIATPKNVKYKNKKIYDPIYSTSVGILKYVKKNNKFNKIDKKNNFIKNILNKINKWIIKQ; this is translated from the coding sequence ATGGAAAAAAAATTAGTTTCAAGTATAGAAATAGGACATAATAAAATAGTTACATTAATAGGAGAAATTTATAATAGTAGTATAAAAATTATAGGAATAGGAAAAAATAAATCTAAAGGAATAAATAAAACAGGAATATATGATTTAGAATCTATAAAAAGTTGTATAAAAAAATCTATAAAAAAAGCAGAAAAAATGGCACAACATAAAATAAAATCAGCATATTTATCTATATCTCATAAAAACATAAAGTGTCATAATGAAATTGGAATTATACCAGTATCTGGAAAAGAAATTAAAAAAAAAGATATAAAAAATGTTATATATTCAGCAAAATCTATAAAAATAAATGATGAACACATAATGTTACATGTAATTCCTCAAGAATATTCTATAGATAAAAGATCTGGAATAAAAAATCCAATAGGGTTATCAGGAATGAGAATGAAAGGAAAAGTACATTTAATAACCTGCCATAAAGAAATATACAAAAATATAAAAAAATCTATAGAGAAATGTAAAATAAAAGTAAACAAACTAATATTTTCAGGTATAGCTTCAAGTGAAGCAGTTTTAACTGAAGAAGAAAAAAAACTTGGTGTATGCATGATAGATATAGGGAGTAATTCAATAGATTTAAGCATATATTATAATGGATATACTATATATAATCATGTAATACCATATGCAAGTGAATTAGTAACTAATGATATAGCATATGCATTTTCAATATCATATAAAAAAGCAGAAAACATAAAAATACATCATGGATGTACTACTATTCCAATATTAAAAAATATAAAAAATAATAATATATTAGATGCAAATGGAAAAATAATAAAAAATATTACTAAACAAAGTTTAATAGATGTAATAGAACCAAGATATGTAGAATTATTAAATATAGTAAAAAAAAAAATTATAAAATTTCAAAAAAAAATATATAAATATACCGGAAAAGAAATAGAAATAAATAAAGGTATAGTAATAACAGGAGGTGGATCAAAAATAAAATTTTTGAAACATTGCGCAAAAAAAATTTTTTTGACACAAGTTAGAATAGCAACCCCAAAAAATGTAAAATATAAAAATAAAAAAATTTATGATCCTATATACTCCACATCTGTTGGCATCTTAAAATATGTAAAAAAAAACAATAAGTTTAATAAAATAGATAAAAAAAATAATTTTATAAAAAATATTTTAAATAAAATAAATAAATGGATAATTAAACAATAA